The following coding sequences lie in one Arachis ipaensis cultivar K30076 chromosome B03, Araip1.1, whole genome shotgun sequence genomic window:
- the LOC107629906 gene encoding UDP-glycosyltransferase TURAN isoform X4 — MAGRSKEKEGGRRGRACVVVLGDIGRSPRMQYHALSLANQASLEVDIVAYGGSEPHGALLVNPSIHLYIMKQWPTARQSLPRILILLLKPLVQFFTLLWFLCIKVPSPDIFIVQNPPSVPTLVAVKWASWLRNSSFVVDWHNFGYTLLGLSLGRNSHFVSLYKWFEKHYGKMADASLCVTRAMQHELAQNWGINATVLYDQPPDFFHPTSLEERHKLFCRLNKELCQPLGFRDCVSNGTSLIGSHGQNETLFTNEVGPDIYLKRNRPALVVSSTSWTPDEDFGILLEAAVMYDRRVAAILGEDDSLDEDVVWKEISDGKQCLYPRLLFIITGKGPEKEKYEAKIKRLKLKRVAFRTMWLSAEDYPLLLGSADLGVCLHTSSSGLDLPMKVVDMFGCGLPVCAVSYSCIKELVRVDKNGILFSSSSELADELVLDLATRHF, encoded by the exons ATGGCAG GGAGAAGCAAAGAGAAAGAAGGCGGAAGAAGAGGGAGGGCATGTGTGGTGGTTTTAGGTGACATTGGACGCAGCCCAAGAATGCAATACCATGCTCTTTCACTTGCTAATCAA GCTTCGTTGGAGGTGGACATTGTTGCATACGGAG GTTCAGAGCCGCATGGTGCACTTCTTGTTAATCCATCTATCCATCTTTACATAATG AAGCAGTGGCCAACGGCCCGCCAAAGTTTACCAAGGATACTTATACTTTTGTTGAAGCCATTAGTTCAATTTTTCACGCTTCTTTGGTTCCTTTGTATAAAAGTACCTTCTCCTGATATTTTTATTGTCCAG AATCCTCCTTCGGTTCCGACACTAGTGGCAGTAAAATGGGCTAGTTGGTTGAGGAATTCATCATTTGTCGTAGATTGGCATAATTTTGGATACACACTACTTGGTCTGTCCCTTGGAAGAAATAGTCACTTTGTATCTTTATATAAATG GTTTGAAAAGCATTATGGGAAAATGGCAGATGCTTCTCTGTGTGTAACAAGAGCAATGCAGCATGAATTGGCTCAAAATTGGGGAATTAA TGCTACAGTATTGTATGATCAGCCACCTGACTTCTTTCATCCCACTTCATTAGAGGAGAGGCATAAG TTGTTTTGTAGATTAAATAAGGAACTCTGTCAGCCTCTTGGTTTTAGAGATTGTGTTAGCAATG GAACTTCTTTGATTGGAAGCCATGGCCAAAATGAGACCTTATTTACAAATGAGGTTGGTCCAGACATATATTTGAAGCGTAACCGTCCAGCACTTGTTGTAAGCAGCACGAGCTG GACTCCTGATGAAGATTTTGGAATTCTTTTGGAAGCTGCTGTGATGTATGACAGACGTGTTGCTGCTATATTAGGTGAAGACGATTCGCTAGATGAGGATGTCGTCTGGAAAGAAATATCTGATGGAAAACAATGTTTATATCCCAGATTGTTATTTATCATTACTG GTAAAGGTCCTGAAAAAGAAAAGTACGAAGCAAAAATAAAGAGATTAAAACTTAAACGTGTGGCATTTCGTACCATGTGGCTGTCTGCTGAAGATTACCCATTATTGCTAG GGTCGGCTGACCTTGGAGTTTGTCTGCATACTTCATCATCAGGATTAGACCTTCCCATGAAG GTTGTCGATATGTTTGGCTGCGGACTGCCTGTTTGTGCTGTTTCGTACTCTTG TATTAAAGAATTGGTTAGAGTTGACAAAAATGGTAttctcttctcttcatcttcagaGCTGGCTGATGAACTTGTG ctTGACTTGGCCACAAGGCACTTCTAG
- the LOC107629906 gene encoding UDP-glycosyltransferase TURAN isoform X3, with protein sequence MASLEVDIVAYGGSEPHGALLVNPSIHLYIMKQWPTARQSLPRILILLLKPLVQFFTLLWFLCIKVPSPDIFIVQNPPSVPTLVAVKWASWLRNSSFVVDWHNFGYTLLGLSLGRNSHFVSLYKWFEKHYGKMADASLCVTRAMQHELAQNWGINATVLYDQPPDFFHPTSLEERHKLFCRLNKELCQPLGFRDCVSNGTSLIGSHGQNETLFTNEVGPDIYLKRNRPALVVSSTSWTPDEDFGILLEAAVMYDRRVAAILGEDDSLDEDVVWKEISDGKQCLYPRLLFIITGKGPEKEKYEAKIKRLKLKRVAFRTMWLSAEDYPLLLGSADLGVCLHTSSSGLDLPMKVVDMFGCGLPVCAVSYSCIKELVRVDKNGILFSSSSELADELVMLFKGFPDECDALKILKNGALETSSSTRWATEWEEHAKPLINKVVSRF encoded by the exons ATG GCTTCGTTGGAGGTGGACATTGTTGCATACGGAG GTTCAGAGCCGCATGGTGCACTTCTTGTTAATCCATCTATCCATCTTTACATAATG AAGCAGTGGCCAACGGCCCGCCAAAGTTTACCAAGGATACTTATACTTTTGTTGAAGCCATTAGTTCAATTTTTCACGCTTCTTTGGTTCCTTTGTATAAAAGTACCTTCTCCTGATATTTTTATTGTCCAG AATCCTCCTTCGGTTCCGACACTAGTGGCAGTAAAATGGGCTAGTTGGTTGAGGAATTCATCATTTGTCGTAGATTGGCATAATTTTGGATACACACTACTTGGTCTGTCCCTTGGAAGAAATAGTCACTTTGTATCTTTATATAAATG GTTTGAAAAGCATTATGGGAAAATGGCAGATGCTTCTCTGTGTGTAACAAGAGCAATGCAGCATGAATTGGCTCAAAATTGGGGAATTAA TGCTACAGTATTGTATGATCAGCCACCTGACTTCTTTCATCCCACTTCATTAGAGGAGAGGCATAAG TTGTTTTGTAGATTAAATAAGGAACTCTGTCAGCCTCTTGGTTTTAGAGATTGTGTTAGCAATG GAACTTCTTTGATTGGAAGCCATGGCCAAAATGAGACCTTATTTACAAATGAGGTTGGTCCAGACATATATTTGAAGCGTAACCGTCCAGCACTTGTTGTAAGCAGCACGAGCTG GACTCCTGATGAAGATTTTGGAATTCTTTTGGAAGCTGCTGTGATGTATGACAGACGTGTTGCTGCTATATTAGGTGAAGACGATTCGCTAGATGAGGATGTCGTCTGGAAAGAAATATCTGATGGAAAACAATGTTTATATCCCAGATTGTTATTTATCATTACTG GTAAAGGTCCTGAAAAAGAAAAGTACGAAGCAAAAATAAAGAGATTAAAACTTAAACGTGTGGCATTTCGTACCATGTGGCTGTCTGCTGAAGATTACCCATTATTGCTAG GGTCGGCTGACCTTGGAGTTTGTCTGCATACTTCATCATCAGGATTAGACCTTCCCATGAAG GTTGTCGATATGTTTGGCTGCGGACTGCCTGTTTGTGCTGTTTCGTACTCTTG TATTAAAGAATTGGTTAGAGTTGACAAAAATGGTAttctcttctcttcatcttcagaGCTGGCTGATGAACTTGTG ATGCTTTTCAAGGGATttcctgatgaatgtgatgctcTGAAGATTCTCAAAAATGGTGCACTAGAAACCAGTTCTTCGACAAGGTGGGCTACAGAATGGGAAGAACATGCAAAGCCACTAATAAACAAG GTTGTATCaagattttga
- the LOC107629906 gene encoding UDP-glycosyltransferase TURAN isoform X2, whose amino-acid sequence MAGRSKEKEGGRRGRACVVVLGDIGRSPRMQYHALSLANQASLEVDIVAYGGSEPHGALLVNPSIHLYIMKQWPTARQSLPRILILLLKPLVQFFTLLWFLCIKVPSPDIFIVQNPPSVPTLVAVKWASWLRNSSFVVDWHNFGYTLLGLSLGRNSHFVSLYKWFEKHYGKMADASLCVTRAMQHELAQNWGINATVLYDQPPDFFHPTSLEERHKLFCRLNKELCQPLGFRDCVSNGTSLIGSHGQNETLFTNEVGPDIYLKRNRPALVVSSTSWTPDEDFGILLEAAVMYDRRVAAILGEDDSLDEDVVWKEISDGKQCLYPRLLFIITGSADLGVCLHTSSSGLDLPMKVVDMFGCGLPVCAVSYSCIKELVRVDKNGILFSSSSELADELVMLFKGFPDECDALKILKNGALETSSSTRWATEWEEHAKPLINKVVSRF is encoded by the exons ATGGCAG GGAGAAGCAAAGAGAAAGAAGGCGGAAGAAGAGGGAGGGCATGTGTGGTGGTTTTAGGTGACATTGGACGCAGCCCAAGAATGCAATACCATGCTCTTTCACTTGCTAATCAA GCTTCGTTGGAGGTGGACATTGTTGCATACGGAG GTTCAGAGCCGCATGGTGCACTTCTTGTTAATCCATCTATCCATCTTTACATAATG AAGCAGTGGCCAACGGCCCGCCAAAGTTTACCAAGGATACTTATACTTTTGTTGAAGCCATTAGTTCAATTTTTCACGCTTCTTTGGTTCCTTTGTATAAAAGTACCTTCTCCTGATATTTTTATTGTCCAG AATCCTCCTTCGGTTCCGACACTAGTGGCAGTAAAATGGGCTAGTTGGTTGAGGAATTCATCATTTGTCGTAGATTGGCATAATTTTGGATACACACTACTTGGTCTGTCCCTTGGAAGAAATAGTCACTTTGTATCTTTATATAAATG GTTTGAAAAGCATTATGGGAAAATGGCAGATGCTTCTCTGTGTGTAACAAGAGCAATGCAGCATGAATTGGCTCAAAATTGGGGAATTAA TGCTACAGTATTGTATGATCAGCCACCTGACTTCTTTCATCCCACTTCATTAGAGGAGAGGCATAAG TTGTTTTGTAGATTAAATAAGGAACTCTGTCAGCCTCTTGGTTTTAGAGATTGTGTTAGCAATG GAACTTCTTTGATTGGAAGCCATGGCCAAAATGAGACCTTATTTACAAATGAGGTTGGTCCAGACATATATTTGAAGCGTAACCGTCCAGCACTTGTTGTAAGCAGCACGAGCTG GACTCCTGATGAAGATTTTGGAATTCTTTTGGAAGCTGCTGTGATGTATGACAGACGTGTTGCTGCTATATTAGGTGAAGACGATTCGCTAGATGAGGATGTCGTCTGGAAAGAAATATCTGATGGAAAACAATGTTTATATCCCAGATTGTTATTTATCATTACTG GGTCGGCTGACCTTGGAGTTTGTCTGCATACTTCATCATCAGGATTAGACCTTCCCATGAAG GTTGTCGATATGTTTGGCTGCGGACTGCCTGTTTGTGCTGTTTCGTACTCTTG TATTAAAGAATTGGTTAGAGTTGACAAAAATGGTAttctcttctcttcatcttcagaGCTGGCTGATGAACTTGTG ATGCTTTTCAAGGGATttcctgatgaatgtgatgctcTGAAGATTCTCAAAAATGGTGCACTAGAAACCAGTTCTTCGACAAGGTGGGCTACAGAATGGGAAGAACATGCAAAGCCACTAATAAACAAG GTTGTATCaagattttga
- the LOC107629906 gene encoding UDP-glycosyltransferase TURAN isoform X5, with translation MAGRSKEKEGGRRGRACVVVLGDIGRSPRMQYHALSLANQASLEVDIVAYGGSEPHGALLVNPSIHLYIMKQWPTARQSLPRILILLLKPLVQFFTLLWFLCIKVPSPDIFIVQNPPSVPTLVAVKWASWLRNSSFVVDWHNFGYTLLGLSLGRNSHFVSLYKWFEKHYGKMADASLCVTRAMQHELAQNWGINATVLYDQPPDFFHPTSLEERHKLFCRLNKELCQPLGFRDCVSNGTSLIGSHGQNETLFTNEVGPDIYLKRNRPALVVSSTSWTPDEDFGILLEAAVMYDRRVAAILGEDDSLDEDVVWKEISDGKQCLYPRLLFIITGKGPEKEKYEAKIKRLKLKRVAFRTMWLSAEDYPLLLGSADLGVCLHTSSSGLDLPMKVVDMFGCGLPVCAVSYSCIKELVRVDKNGILFSSSSELADELVFNLFSA, from the exons ATGGCAG GGAGAAGCAAAGAGAAAGAAGGCGGAAGAAGAGGGAGGGCATGTGTGGTGGTTTTAGGTGACATTGGACGCAGCCCAAGAATGCAATACCATGCTCTTTCACTTGCTAATCAA GCTTCGTTGGAGGTGGACATTGTTGCATACGGAG GTTCAGAGCCGCATGGTGCACTTCTTGTTAATCCATCTATCCATCTTTACATAATG AAGCAGTGGCCAACGGCCCGCCAAAGTTTACCAAGGATACTTATACTTTTGTTGAAGCCATTAGTTCAATTTTTCACGCTTCTTTGGTTCCTTTGTATAAAAGTACCTTCTCCTGATATTTTTATTGTCCAG AATCCTCCTTCGGTTCCGACACTAGTGGCAGTAAAATGGGCTAGTTGGTTGAGGAATTCATCATTTGTCGTAGATTGGCATAATTTTGGATACACACTACTTGGTCTGTCCCTTGGAAGAAATAGTCACTTTGTATCTTTATATAAATG GTTTGAAAAGCATTATGGGAAAATGGCAGATGCTTCTCTGTGTGTAACAAGAGCAATGCAGCATGAATTGGCTCAAAATTGGGGAATTAA TGCTACAGTATTGTATGATCAGCCACCTGACTTCTTTCATCCCACTTCATTAGAGGAGAGGCATAAG TTGTTTTGTAGATTAAATAAGGAACTCTGTCAGCCTCTTGGTTTTAGAGATTGTGTTAGCAATG GAACTTCTTTGATTGGAAGCCATGGCCAAAATGAGACCTTATTTACAAATGAGGTTGGTCCAGACATATATTTGAAGCGTAACCGTCCAGCACTTGTTGTAAGCAGCACGAGCTG GACTCCTGATGAAGATTTTGGAATTCTTTTGGAAGCTGCTGTGATGTATGACAGACGTGTTGCTGCTATATTAGGTGAAGACGATTCGCTAGATGAGGATGTCGTCTGGAAAGAAATATCTGATGGAAAACAATGTTTATATCCCAGATTGTTATTTATCATTACTG GTAAAGGTCCTGAAAAAGAAAAGTACGAAGCAAAAATAAAGAGATTAAAACTTAAACGTGTGGCATTTCGTACCATGTGGCTGTCTGCTGAAGATTACCCATTATTGCTAG GGTCGGCTGACCTTGGAGTTTGTCTGCATACTTCATCATCAGGATTAGACCTTCCCATGAAG GTTGTCGATATGTTTGGCTGCGGACTGCCTGTTTGTGCTGTTTCGTACTCTTG TATTAAAGAATTGGTTAGAGTTGACAAAAATGGTAttctcttctcttcatcttcagaGCTGGCTGATGAACTTGTG tttaatttattttcagctTGA
- the LOC107629906 gene encoding UDP-glycosyltransferase TURAN isoform X1: MAGRSKEKEGGRRGRACVVVLGDIGRSPRMQYHALSLANQASLEVDIVAYGGSEPHGALLVNPSIHLYIMKQWPTARQSLPRILILLLKPLVQFFTLLWFLCIKVPSPDIFIVQNPPSVPTLVAVKWASWLRNSSFVVDWHNFGYTLLGLSLGRNSHFVSLYKWFEKHYGKMADASLCVTRAMQHELAQNWGINATVLYDQPPDFFHPTSLEERHKLFCRLNKELCQPLGFRDCVSNGTSLIGSHGQNETLFTNEVGPDIYLKRNRPALVVSSTSWTPDEDFGILLEAAVMYDRRVAAILGEDDSLDEDVVWKEISDGKQCLYPRLLFIITGKGPEKEKYEAKIKRLKLKRVAFRTMWLSAEDYPLLLGSADLGVCLHTSSSGLDLPMKVVDMFGCGLPVCAVSYSCIKELVRVDKNGILFSSSSELADELVMLFKGFPDECDALKILKNGALETSSSTRWATEWEEHAKPLINKVVSRF, from the exons ATGGCAG GGAGAAGCAAAGAGAAAGAAGGCGGAAGAAGAGGGAGGGCATGTGTGGTGGTTTTAGGTGACATTGGACGCAGCCCAAGAATGCAATACCATGCTCTTTCACTTGCTAATCAA GCTTCGTTGGAGGTGGACATTGTTGCATACGGAG GTTCAGAGCCGCATGGTGCACTTCTTGTTAATCCATCTATCCATCTTTACATAATG AAGCAGTGGCCAACGGCCCGCCAAAGTTTACCAAGGATACTTATACTTTTGTTGAAGCCATTAGTTCAATTTTTCACGCTTCTTTGGTTCCTTTGTATAAAAGTACCTTCTCCTGATATTTTTATTGTCCAG AATCCTCCTTCGGTTCCGACACTAGTGGCAGTAAAATGGGCTAGTTGGTTGAGGAATTCATCATTTGTCGTAGATTGGCATAATTTTGGATACACACTACTTGGTCTGTCCCTTGGAAGAAATAGTCACTTTGTATCTTTATATAAATG GTTTGAAAAGCATTATGGGAAAATGGCAGATGCTTCTCTGTGTGTAACAAGAGCAATGCAGCATGAATTGGCTCAAAATTGGGGAATTAA TGCTACAGTATTGTATGATCAGCCACCTGACTTCTTTCATCCCACTTCATTAGAGGAGAGGCATAAG TTGTTTTGTAGATTAAATAAGGAACTCTGTCAGCCTCTTGGTTTTAGAGATTGTGTTAGCAATG GAACTTCTTTGATTGGAAGCCATGGCCAAAATGAGACCTTATTTACAAATGAGGTTGGTCCAGACATATATTTGAAGCGTAACCGTCCAGCACTTGTTGTAAGCAGCACGAGCTG GACTCCTGATGAAGATTTTGGAATTCTTTTGGAAGCTGCTGTGATGTATGACAGACGTGTTGCTGCTATATTAGGTGAAGACGATTCGCTAGATGAGGATGTCGTCTGGAAAGAAATATCTGATGGAAAACAATGTTTATATCCCAGATTGTTATTTATCATTACTG GTAAAGGTCCTGAAAAAGAAAAGTACGAAGCAAAAATAAAGAGATTAAAACTTAAACGTGTGGCATTTCGTACCATGTGGCTGTCTGCTGAAGATTACCCATTATTGCTAG GGTCGGCTGACCTTGGAGTTTGTCTGCATACTTCATCATCAGGATTAGACCTTCCCATGAAG GTTGTCGATATGTTTGGCTGCGGACTGCCTGTTTGTGCTGTTTCGTACTCTTG TATTAAAGAATTGGTTAGAGTTGACAAAAATGGTAttctcttctcttcatcttcagaGCTGGCTGATGAACTTGTG ATGCTTTTCAAGGGATttcctgatgaatgtgatgctcTGAAGATTCTCAAAAATGGTGCACTAGAAACCAGTTCTTCGACAAGGTGGGCTACAGAATGGGAAGAACATGCAAAGCCACTAATAAACAAG GTTGTATCaagattttga